A genomic stretch from Deltaproteobacteria bacterium includes:
- a CDS encoding NADH-quinone oxidoreductase subunit M, which translates to MFSNIIHSGFDLSLMMFLPLVGIVCLFVLRPNQRQWAWFIATLFAGATFAKSLVLLLAFDPTAKGMQFAEKISWIPAFGINYSLGIDGISIWLVVLTTFLTLVVVFASQTVTEKLRAYLTCLLLLETGMLGALLAMDGILFYIFWELMLVPMYFLIGIWGGKRRVYAALKFVLFTASGSLLMLVAIVYLANMCAQQLGQVSFAINDWVSLEFSHREELLLFSAFLFAFAIKVPIFPLHTWLPDAHVEAPTGGSVILAGVLLKFGIYGLMRFGVPIFPEAVIVFSPVLAWLGVVGIIFGALMAWVQTDMKKLVAYSSVSHLGFCVLGFAAMNKQGFEGAILQMINHGISTAALFLVVGVLYERKHTRLIADYGGLAAKMPAFATVFLIFTLSSIGLPLTNGFIGEFLLLYAGFSYNSVLGTFAVSGVILGAMYMLSLYRRVVFGPFDLKRNGDIADLSTNERLVFAPLIVLVFLLGLYPKPFLERIAVSSAQALYYLEQQPALELYRSGEIAFLSDSSYPAANEDTLLP; encoded by the coding sequence TGATGTTTCTGCCTCTAGTAGGCATTGTCTGTCTCTTTGTTTTAAGACCAAATCAACGCCAATGGGCTTGGTTTATTGCTACGCTGTTTGCAGGTGCAACATTTGCAAAATCGCTCGTCTTGCTTTTGGCGTTCGATCCAACTGCTAAGGGGATGCAGTTTGCTGAAAAAATTTCTTGGATTCCCGCCTTTGGGATTAACTACTCTTTGGGGATCGATGGCATTAGCATTTGGCTTGTTGTTCTGACGACATTTTTAACATTAGTAGTGGTTTTTGCTTCGCAAACTGTAACTGAGAAGCTGCGGGCGTATTTGACATGTTTGCTGTTGTTGGAAACTGGGATGCTTGGGGCTTTGTTGGCCATGGATGGCATTTTATTCTACATTTTTTGGGAGCTGATGCTTGTACCGATGTACTTTTTAATAGGTATTTGGGGTGGTAAGCGGCGCGTTTATGCAGCATTGAAGTTCGTTCTCTTTACCGCTAGTGGCAGTTTGTTGATGCTGGTAGCAATTGTTTATCTCGCGAACATGTGTGCGCAGCAGCTTGGGCAGGTAAGTTTTGCCATCAATGACTGGGTTAGCTTGGAGTTCTCGCATCGCGAGGAGCTCTTATTATTTTCTGCTTTCTTGTTTGCTTTTGCTATTAAAGTTCCAATATTTCCGCTGCACACCTGGCTGCCAGATGCCCATGTCGAAGCGCCGACGGGGGGCTCAGTGATTTTGGCGGGTGTGCTACTAAAATTCGGCATTTATGGTTTAATGCGTTTCGGCGTTCCGATATTTCCCGAGGCCGTGATAGTTTTTTCGCCCGTGTTGGCTTGGTTAGGAGTGGTGGGGATTATTTTTGGGGCTCTCATGGCATGGGTGCAGACAGACATGAAAAAGTTAGTAGCCTATTCTTCAGTCAGTCATCTGGGTTTCTGTGTTCTGGGGTTTGCCGCCATGAACAAACAGGGCTTTGAGGGAGCAATCCTGCAAATGATTAATCACGGCATATCTACGGCTGCACTGTTTTTAGTTGTCGGCGTTTTGTATGAGCGAAAACATACTAGATTAATTGCCGATTACGGAGGTTTAGCTGCAAAGATGCCTGCTTTTGCGACGGTATTTTTGATATTTACGCTTAGCTCAATTGGTTTGCCGCTTACCAATGGTTTTATTGGTGAGTTCTTGCTTCTTTACGCTGGGTTTTCTTACAACTCAGTTTTGGGAACGTTTGCTGTTAGTGGCGTTATTCTTGGGGCAATGTACATGTTATCTCTCTATAGGCGCGTAGTGTTTGGGCCCTTTGACTTGAAGCGGAATGGCGATATAGCTGATTTGAGCACTAATGAGCGCTTGGTTTTTGCCCCATTAATTGTTTTAGTTTTTCTTTTGGGTTTATATCCAAAGCCGTTTTTAGAGCGCATTGCAGTCTCTAGTGCACAAGCCTTGTACTATCTGGAACAGCAGCCTGCTTTGGAGTTATATCGAAGTGGAGAAATAGCTTTCTTAAGCGATTCAAGTTATCCCGCTGCAAATGAGGATACTTTGCTGCCATGA
- a CDS encoding LemA family protein produces MSYIPIVVIAVLIIYVISAYNGLVSKRVRTENAWSQIDVQLKRRYDLIPNLVETVKGYASHERGTLEAVIQARNMAMQSANAGEASRASLENALSGTLKSLFALSESYPDLKANENFKSLQEELSSTENRISFARQHYNDSVGGYVTALQAFPSNIIGNIFGFKPREFFELDADQAKQAKEPPKVSF; encoded by the coding sequence ATGTCATATATTCCAATTGTAGTTATCGCAGTGCTGATAATATATGTAATTAGTGCTTACAATGGCCTCGTTTCAAAACGAGTTAGAACGGAGAACGCTTGGTCGCAGATAGATGTTCAGCTTAAGAGGCGATACGATTTAATTCCAAATTTGGTAGAAACTGTTAAAGGCTATGCTTCGCATGAGCGCGGAACTTTAGAGGCCGTTATTCAAGCTAGGAACATGGCAATGCAGTCGGCAAATGCTGGCGAAGCTTCGCGCGCGTCGCTCGAAAATGCTTTGAGTGGGACGCTAAAAAGCTTGTTTGCGTTATCGGAATCATATCCAGATTTAAAGGCCAATGAGAATTTTAAAAGCTTGCAGGAAGAACTCAGCTCGACTGAAAATCGCATATCTTTTGCCAGGCAGCATTACAATGATTCTGTTGGCGGTTATGTAACTGCCTTACAAGCTTTTCCGTCAAACATTATTGGCAATATATTTGGGTTTAAACCGCGGGAGTTTTTCGAGTTAGATGCCGATCAGGCGAAGCAGGCTAAGGAGCCTCCAAAAGTATCTTTCTAG
- a CDS encoding NADH-quinone oxidoreductase subunit N — translation MSDIDFSAILPFVVLLCGSLTVLLVGTFFGKERTFSRVCLSSAYCVLAWLTSLEYVYGNHTALGGFLRVDSFSFVLFGVILLGSAMTLLLSQGTFRDQRLDASVDFDVLMLLATAGAMVMVASQHLIITFLGIELLSVAVYALCAGARNEKASAESAMKYFILGAFSSAFLLYGILLIYASTASMQLQDIALAVSSSSPKDILLIGIGLVIFGFGFKVSLIPFHFWTPDVYQGAPTTVSGYMAVVVKVAAFGAFLRLMSTAFGNISGAWTDLFWTLSVITMVLGNLMALRQESLKRMLAYSSIAHAGYVLMGFLVMDASGGGEAAVFYLLAYSLMTLIAFGVALHATAGSENQYDNDKIEALRDLGWSNPLLALVMTVSMLSLAGIPPLVGFVGKFYLISAVIKGGYIGLAIIAVLSSLISLYYYLRVVVVMYFLPGTEGKSVVRLDGNELLLSHRVVLAIAALGTIYFGLFSSSYIEYARMAVKSLT, via the coding sequence ATGAGTGACATAGACTTTTCAGCCATACTGCCCTTTGTGGTGTTGTTGTGTGGTAGCCTTACGGTGCTCCTAGTGGGCACATTTTTTGGGAAGGAGAGAACATTCTCGCGCGTCTGTCTGTCGAGCGCATATTGTGTGCTCGCATGGCTAACGTCTCTGGAGTATGTCTACGGCAATCACACTGCATTGGGAGGTTTTTTGCGAGTGGATTCGTTCTCTTTCGTGCTTTTTGGCGTCATATTGCTAGGGTCTGCCATGACGCTTTTATTAAGCCAGGGAACTTTTCGCGATCAGCGCCTTGACGCAAGTGTTGATTTTGATGTGCTGATGTTGTTGGCGACAGCCGGTGCGATGGTTATGGTTGCCTCTCAGCATCTAATAATTACTTTCCTTGGAATAGAATTATTGTCGGTCGCCGTTTACGCGCTTTGTGCTGGAGCGAGAAATGAAAAGGCTTCGGCAGAAAGTGCCATGAAGTATTTTATTTTGGGCGCCTTTAGCTCTGCCTTTCTGCTGTACGGGATTTTATTAATATATGCGAGCACTGCTTCAATGCAGCTCCAAGACATTGCCTTAGCAGTGTCATCCTCTTCTCCCAAGGACATTCTGCTTATAGGGATTGGTCTAGTGATTTTTGGTTTTGGCTTTAAAGTTAGCTTGATACCGTTTCATTTTTGGACTCCAGATGTGTACCAGGGCGCGCCCACCACGGTAAGCGGCTATATGGCCGTAGTTGTAAAGGTGGCCGCTTTTGGAGCATTCTTACGCTTAATGTCAACGGCATTTGGCAACATTAGCGGTGCGTGGACTGACTTGTTTTGGACGCTTTCGGTAATTACCATGGTGCTAGGCAATCTCATGGCGCTTCGCCAGGAGAGTTTAAAGCGAATGTTAGCGTATTCTAGCATCGCGCACGCGGGTTATGTGTTGATGGGTTTCTTGGTGATGGACGCATCTGGAGGAGGGGAGGCAGCGGTGTTTTATCTTTTGGCGTATTCGCTTATGACTTTGATAGCATTTGGTGTAGCTCTGCATGCTACTGCTGGCAGTGAAAACCAGTATGACAATGACAAGATAGAGGCTTTGCGCGATTTGGGTTGGAGTAATCCGCTGCTAGCTTTAGTAATGACAGTTTCTATGTTGTCACTAGCCGGCATCCCCCCGCTTGTGGGTTTTGTTGGCAAGTTTTATCTCATTAGCGCGGTTATTAAAGGCGGTTACATAGGACTTGCTATTATTGCTGTTTTAAGTTCTCTGATTTCGCTTTATTATTATCTGCGTGTCGTCGTGGTAATGTATTTTCTGCCTGGAACTGAGGGGAAAAGTGTCGTTCGGCTTGACGGCAATGAGTTATTGCTTAGTCACAGAGTGGTGTTAGCTATTGCCGCTCTAGGAACTATTTATTTTGGATTGTTTTCCTCGTCATATATCGAATATGCAAGAATGGCAGTTAAGAGCTTAACCTAA
- a CDS encoding adenylosuccinate lyase translates to MISRYTRKEAGEIWSEEYKFQLWLEIEILALEAMVKAGRVPQEALDNVRKKAHFDVARIAEIENDVKHDVIAFLTNVAEYVGESARFLHLGMTSSDLLDTCFSLQLTRALDLILSGLDALLEAVKRRALQHKFTVCVGRSHGVHAEPTTFGLKLACWYSELCRHKRRLGFAREDIAVGAISGPVGTYAHLGPDIEKHVCEVFGLKPVAVSTQIIQRDRHAHLFSSMAGLGNTLEKICVEVRHLQRTEVREAEENFTKGQKGSSAMPHKRNPILSENVTGLARLVRSLSQAAMENVALWHERDISHSSAERVIAPDICIALDFMVNRVRSIIDGLVVYVENMQKNLESTEGLVFSGSLLVALASKGLSREDAYALVQNHAMAVWDELSKPGRGENFSSFPERIRADAKIGAILTKEELDEVFSLAPHLQHVDYIFSRVFEV, encoded by the coding sequence ATGATATCGCGTTATACACGAAAAGAGGCAGGAGAGATTTGGTCGGAAGAGTATAAGTTTCAGCTGTGGCTAGAGATTGAAATATTGGCTCTCGAAGCTATGGTGAAGGCTGGACGCGTTCCGCAGGAGGCTTTGGACAATGTTAGGAAGAAGGCGCATTTTGATGTCGCTCGGATTGCCGAGATAGAGAATGACGTTAAGCACGATGTAATCGCGTTTTTAACTAATGTTGCCGAATACGTAGGAGAGAGTGCGCGCTTCCTTCATTTGGGAATGACTAGTTCGGATTTGTTAGATACTTGCTTTTCGCTTCAGTTGACGAGAGCTTTAGATCTAATCTTAAGCGGTTTAGATGCCTTACTGGAGGCGGTAAAGCGGCGCGCTCTTCAGCACAAATTTACGGTGTGCGTTGGAAGATCGCATGGCGTTCATGCCGAGCCTACTACTTTTGGGCTAAAGCTCGCCTGTTGGTATTCTGAATTGTGCAGGCACAAGAGAAGACTGGGATTTGCGCGCGAAGACATAGCGGTAGGCGCAATTTCTGGTCCTGTTGGAACTTATGCCCATTTGGGGCCAGATATAGAAAAGCACGTATGTGAAGTTTTTGGGCTAAAGCCGGTTGCCGTCTCTACGCAAATTATTCAAAGAGATAGGCACGCTCACTTATTTTCGAGCATGGCAGGTTTGGGTAACACGTTGGAAAAAATCTGCGTTGAAGTGCGGCACTTGCAGAGAACGGAAGTGCGAGAGGCGGAGGAGAATTTTACTAAGGGGCAGAAGGGGTCGAGTGCGATGCCTCATAAGCGCAATCCGATCTTGTCGGAAAACGTAACGGGGCTAGCTAGATTAGTGCGTAGCTTGTCACAGGCCGCGATGGAGAACGTCGCCTTATGGCACGAGCGCGATATTAGCCACTCCAGTGCAGAGCGCGTCATTGCGCCTGATATTTGTATTGCCTTGGATTTCATGGTTAACCGCGTGCGTTCCATCATCGACGGCTTAGTCGTCTATGTAGAGAATATGCAAAAAAATTTGGAGTCTACAGAGGGTTTAGTCTTCTCTGGCAGTCTGCTGGTAGCTTTGGCGAGCAAAGGGCTTTCGCGGGAGGATGCGTACGCTTTGGTTCAGAACCATGCCATGGCTGTGTGGGATGAATTGTCGAAACCTGGTAGGGGCGAAAACTTTTCTAGCTTTCCAGAGCGCATTCGAGCGGATGCAAAAATCGGGGCCATTTTAACCAAAGAGGAGTTGGATGAAGTTTTTTCGCTAGCGCCCCATCTTCAGCATGTAGACTATATATTTAGTCGAGTTTTTGAAGTATGA